The Humulus lupulus chromosome 3, drHumLupu1.1, whole genome shotgun sequence genome window below encodes:
- the LOC133824891 gene encoding cation/calcium exchanger 1: MISIHICMHENCHLSSTMSSLLLISTLNTVAFFSIILLIIKTQYDHHDDDDHRVLLSSSSSSTTKTIHLTTTTTILRRDTCAALHDFPNSTAKCAYLETLDTLIINNGTCRPKGYINYLKLFYCHFGRFPLLGEALLLLWLVVLFYLLGNTAAVYFCPSLESLSNILKLSPTIAGITLLSLGNGAPDVFAIIISFTKSGDADVGLNSVLGGAFFVSSVVVGVISVLINNRRFSHHPHHRVIDKTSFIRDVSFFLFALSSLLAIFIFGRVNLFTAICFFAIYFLYVCSVSATHFFLRNDTVDDKTTSPLYSVVEDTTTHDGDDINIPLLGYVDDDHGEENDTIHRQNDNKLDQTRRRIVDMLKLTLKALMLPFDLPRRATIPVVTEDQWSKPYAVVAVSLAPILMAVLCNTQRENVDSRTELLTYMTAGLVGLVLGNLAYVTTSRSGPPQQCLFPWLVSGFVMSVTWTYLVAEELVSLLLALGTVFGISPSILGLTVLAWGNSLGDLIANVAMALRGGPDGAQIAISGCYAGPLFNTVVGVGFSLVMAAWSEYPSSYVIPDDHSLYETVGFLMAGLLWAVVVLPKNNMRLHRLLGIGLLVLYGCFLFVRLARVVGFFGLSTQI; this comes from the coding sequence ATGATCTCAATccatatttgcatgcatgaaaattGCCATTTAAGTTCAACTATGTCTTCTCTTCTCCTAATATCAACACTCAACACCGTAGCCTTCTTCTCCATAATCCTCTTAATCATCAAAACCCAGTATGATCACCATGACGATGATGATCATCGAGTATtgttgtcttcttcttcttcctcgaccACCAAAACTATTCAtctcacaacaacaacaacaatcctCAGAAGAGACACGTGTGCAGCCCTCCATGACTTCCCAAACTCCACCGCCAAGTGTGCTTACCTCGAAACCCTAGACACACTCATCATCAACAACGGCACATGCAGACCCAAGGGTTACATAAACTACCTCAAACTCTTCTACTGTCACTTCGGTCGTTTCCCACTTCTGGGCGAAGCCTTGCTCCTCCTCTGGCTTGTCGTTTTGTTCTACTTGCTCGGCAACACCGCCGCCGTTTACTTCTGTCCTTCGTTGGAGAGCTTGTCCAACATCCTCAAGCTCTCTCCCACCATCGCCGGAATCACTCTCCTTTCTCTCGGCAACGGCGCTCCCGACGTCTTCGCCATCATCATCTCCTTCACCAAGTCCGGCGACGCCGACGTCGGCCTCAACAGCGTTCTCGGCGGAGCTTTCTTTGTTTCCAGCGTTGTCGTTGGCGTCATCAGCGTTTTGATCAATAATCGTCGTTTCagtcatcatcctcatcatcgtGTTATCGACAAGACTAGTTTCATCAGAGACGTTTCTTTCTTCCTCTTCGCTCTCTCCTCTCTCCTCGCCATTTTCATCTTCGGCAGAGTCAATCTCTTCACCGCCATTTGCTTCTTCGCCATTTACTTTCTCTACGTCTGCTCAGTCTCCGCCACTCACTTCTTCTTGAGAAACGACACCGTTGATGATAAAACGACGTCGCCTTTGTATTCCGTTGTTGAGGATACGACGACGCATGACGGTGATGATATTAACATACCGCTACTTGGTTACGTGGACGACGACCACGGCGAGGAAAACGACACTATTCATCGTCAAAACGACAATAAACTCGATCAAACCCGACGTCGTATTGTGGATATGTTGAAGTTGACTTTGAAGGCTCTGATGTTACCCTTTGACTTGCCGAGAAGAGCCACCATTCCGGTGGTGACGGAGGACCAGTGGTCGAAGCCGTACGCGGTGGTGGCCGTATCACTAGCTCCCATTCTAATGGCGGTCCTTTGTAACACGCAGAGAGAGAACGTTGACTCGAGAACTGAGCTGTTGACTTACATGACAGCTGGCCTCGTGGGATTGGTCCTCGGCAACCTGGCTTACGTTACGACCAGTCGTAGCGGTCCACCTCAGCAGTGTCTGTTTCCGTGGCTTGTGAGTGGGTTCGTGATGAGTGTGACGTGGACATATCTAGTGGCTGAGGAGTTGGTGTCGTTGTTGCTCGCTTTGGGTACCGTGTTCGGGATAAGCCCATCGATTTTGGGCCTGACGGTCCTGGCCTGGGGAAACTCGCTCGGAGATCTGATAGCCAACGTGGCCATGGCCTTACGTGGTGGGCCTGATGGGGCCCAAATAGCAATATCGGGCTGCTATGCTGGGCCTCTGTTCAACACAGTTGTGGGAGTGGGCTTTTCGCTTGTGATGGCGGCGTGGTCCGAGTATCCGTCGTCGTACGTGATACCTGATGATCATTCTTTGTACGAGACCGTGGGCTTTCTCATGGCTGGGCTTCTTTGGGCCGTAGTGGTCTTGCCCAAGAACAATATGAGGCTTCACCGTTTATTGGGGATTGGGCTTCTCGTACTTTATGGCTGTTTTCTTTTTGTCAGGCTGGCCAGAGTAGTGGGCTTTTTTGGGCTTTCTACTCAGATCTAA